Proteins encoded within one genomic window of Legionella sp. PC997:
- a CDS encoding SPOR domain-containing protein produces MKEGMIQSDVTAVIQPRVLFKPGSWLAKIDFINHLVLFNNVLITVLSEKEGGKTSFGTLLQGNLDQQIKSISMTVKPPCHRESIIQQIATQLHLNCDEHTDISSLVAQINERKAHVLLLIDDAQHLPESFIKEAMLAIKSQENFSFFHLCLISDYSIVATLNNLVASFFENLVHTIELGSLNESETRTYVLQRAMAAHLISKPLTDAQFKQFYLLTKGNVAKINGNLETFVFKCTTQKKKEPLKLVKTTSIAASVAFVAGLVGFYFAQNYDLSTFYHSITESHRDKNIEDIALKQQKQPEVLESQIASWQDSSMRQLVYSSLPKKQILDELNEEILSEPPVAIIDKVVVIPKLQMQNLAEQAPRIPESEFQRENPESDLKRESKLVEVPTPQEKKDKKDQSSSNNTTMNLYTIQVAASHNKTDIERFQKNNKLLAENAKIRHFTNAKGVWFVLTVGEYETRAEAQRSISKLPSTITKLNPWVRPVSSLG; encoded by the coding sequence ATGAAAGAGGGAATGATTCAGTCTGATGTAACGGCTGTAATTCAACCAAGAGTGTTATTTAAGCCAGGATCTTGGCTTGCTAAGATTGATTTCATTAACCATCTAGTTCTTTTTAATAATGTGCTTATTACGGTTTTATCCGAAAAGGAAGGGGGTAAAACTTCCTTTGGTACTTTGTTGCAAGGCAATTTAGATCAACAGATCAAATCAATTTCTATGACAGTGAAGCCTCCTTGTCATCGAGAAAGCATTATTCAACAAATTGCCACCCAGCTGCATCTTAATTGCGATGAACATACCGATATTAGTTCGTTGGTAGCTCAAATAAATGAGCGTAAAGCACATGTGTTGTTACTGATTGATGATGCGCAACATTTGCCAGAATCTTTTATTAAAGAAGCAATGTTAGCTATAAAGAGCCAAGAGAATTTTAGTTTTTTCCATCTTTGTCTTATATCGGACTATTCGATTGTTGCAACGCTTAATAATTTAGTCGCTTCATTTTTTGAGAATTTGGTACACACTATTGAATTGGGCTCATTGAATGAAAGTGAAACTAGAACCTATGTATTACAACGTGCTATGGCTGCACATTTGATAAGTAAACCTTTAACTGATGCGCAGTTTAAGCAGTTCTATCTATTAACCAAAGGAAATGTAGCCAAGATTAACGGCAATCTAGAAACATTTGTATTTAAATGTACTACCCAAAAGAAAAAGGAACCTTTAAAATTGGTGAAAACAACAAGTATTGCTGCTAGTGTGGCTTTTGTTGCCGGTCTCGTCGGTTTTTATTTTGCTCAGAATTATGATCTTTCAACATTTTATCATTCAATTACTGAGTCTCACCGTGATAAAAATATAGAGGATATAGCATTAAAGCAACAGAAACAACCTGAAGTGCTTGAGAGCCAAATTGCTTCTTGGCAGGATTCTTCAATGCGACAATTAGTATACTCTTCCTTACCCAAAAAACAGATTTTGGATGAACTTAACGAGGAGATACTTAGTGAGCCCCCAGTAGCTATTATTGATAAGGTCGTGGTGATTCCTAAACTACAAATGCAAAATCTTGCAGAACAAGCACCCAGAATTCCTGAGTCTGAGTTTCAACGTGAAAATCCAGAGTCAGATCTCAAACGTGAGTCAAAACTAGTTGAAGTTCCAACCCCACAAGAGAAGAAAGATAAAAAAGATCAATCTTCCAGTAATAATACAACTATGAATTTGTATACCATTCAAGTGGCTGCAAGTCATAATAAAACAGATATAGAACGTTTTCAGAAAAATAATAAGCTACTTGCAGAAAATGCTAAAATAAGACATTTTACTAATGCTAAAGGTGTTTGGTTTGTGCTGACGGTGGGAGAGTATGAAACTAGGGCTGAAGCACAACGCAGCATAAGTAAGTTACCATCAACTATAACTAAACTAAACCCTTGGGTTAGACCCGTATCAAGTTTGGGTTAA
- the proC gene encoding pyrroline-5-carboxylate reductase: MFKNKTISIIGAGHLGSALARGLIKSGHPANLITLSNRDPSKLARLVKELGVLSAENNIQAVQNAEILILAVKPQFMQDVCQEIAPIMQSRDPVIISLAGVIEIDHITCWLNKKNLGVIRVMTNTPTEFCKGTSALFANSFATLEQKQLIEALFNEVGYSFWVEQESLLDTLTAPIGCAPAYVFLFLEALQKAAISRGIPEEISEKIALESVVGAAELAKKSGRSFSQLRAGVSTPQGVTAHSLEKLSFADFFDLFKQIYEAAEERIEQITQSLNNRE, encoded by the coding sequence ATGTTTAAAAACAAAACTATTTCTATCATAGGCGCAGGGCATTTAGGAAGTGCTTTAGCACGTGGTCTGATCAAAAGTGGACACCCTGCAAACTTAATAACATTGAGTAATCGTGATCCCAGTAAATTAGCGCGTTTAGTTAAGGAACTAGGGGTACTGTCAGCAGAAAACAACATTCAAGCAGTTCAAAATGCAGAGATTCTTATTCTCGCTGTAAAACCCCAGTTTATGCAGGATGTATGCCAGGAGATTGCCCCTATCATGCAATCAAGAGACCCTGTTATTATTTCCTTGGCAGGTGTAATAGAGATTGATCATATCACTTGTTGGCTCAACAAGAAAAACCTTGGAGTTATTCGGGTAATGACCAATACTCCAACCGAGTTTTGCAAAGGAACATCTGCCCTATTTGCTAACTCGTTCGCTACATTGGAACAAAAGCAATTAATTGAAGCTCTTTTTAATGAAGTAGGATACAGTTTTTGGGTTGAGCAAGAATCCCTGCTCGACACACTTACAGCCCCGATTGGTTGTGCACCAGCCTATGTTTTTCTATTTCTCGAAGCGCTACAAAAAGCGGCAATAAGTCGCGGGATTCCAGAAGAAATCTCAGAAAAAATTGCTTTGGAATCAGTGGTTGGGGCTGCAGAGTTAGCAAAAAAATCAGGGCGTTCTTTTTCTCAATTGCGTGCCGGTGTAAGTACACCTCAGGGTGTAACCGCCCACTCTTTGGAGAAACTGTCCTTTGCTGATTTTTTTGATCTCTTTAAACAGATCTATGAAGCTGCAGAAGAACGAATTGAGCAAATAACCCAATCTTTAAACAATCGAGAATAA
- the pgi gene encoding glucose-6-phosphate isomerase: MEQLTKMNSWKKLEKLAKTYINQNPETKIYSISSDNITLDYSGQHVNPQIMDALIELAHECNLHEQINDMINGKPINNTENRPVLHTALRASDNKVLLVNERNIIPDVVNVRNTMKLISTKVRNGEWLGYSGKPITDVVNIGIGGSMLGPFFCINALSDLVTDQLGFHFISDVDPNAFARVTTKLNPETTLFIISSKSFTTPETLSHFQKAFSWINQKQYFNRHFIAITANVKKAEEMGFETILPIWDWVGGRYSFCSAINLISCIAIGFEHFSEILVGANNMDNHFCTAHFTQNLPILLGLIGLWNINFLNINNLLVMTYSQDLQYFVPYLQQLDMESNGKSINKQGRRIDYATGPIIWGGLGNHAQHSYYQLLCQGTNKIAADLICLRTFDGSVINKICHAHKEVLTKGGNHSENPHSYIAGEIPLNLLCLDDCSPRTLGSLISLYEHKIFVQGVIWNINSFDQPGVESSKEIVRQNNWIS, translated from the coding sequence ATGGAACAACTTACAAAAATGAATTCCTGGAAAAAACTCGAAAAATTAGCAAAAACATATATTAATCAAAATCCAGAAACAAAAATTTACTCTATATCCAGTGATAACATCACCCTAGACTATAGTGGACAACACGTTAATCCCCAAATTATGGATGCACTTATTGAATTAGCCCATGAGTGTAATCTGCATGAACAGATTAATGACATGATTAATGGAAAGCCCATTAATAATACAGAAAATAGACCAGTCTTACATACAGCACTTCGTGCCTCAGATAATAAAGTCTTATTGGTTAATGAGCGAAATATTATTCCAGATGTAGTCAATGTTCGAAACACAATGAAACTCATCTCCACAAAAGTCAGAAATGGTGAATGGCTGGGTTACTCGGGGAAGCCTATTACTGATGTGGTTAACATAGGAATTGGCGGTTCGATGCTTGGCCCTTTTTTTTGTATCAATGCATTAAGCGATTTAGTAACTGACCAATTAGGGTTCCATTTCATTTCTGATGTAGATCCCAATGCATTTGCACGAGTTACTACAAAATTAAACCCGGAAACCACTCTATTTATTATTTCCTCGAAGTCATTTACTACACCTGAAACCTTATCTCATTTCCAAAAAGCTTTCTCCTGGATCAATCAGAAACAGTATTTTAATCGGCATTTTATTGCAATCACCGCAAATGTTAAAAAAGCGGAGGAAATGGGTTTTGAAACTATTCTTCCAATATGGGATTGGGTGGGGGGACGTTATTCTTTCTGCTCCGCAATTAATTTAATTTCCTGTATTGCCATTGGTTTCGAACATTTTTCAGAAATCCTTGTTGGAGCCAACAACATGGACAACCATTTCTGTACGGCACATTTTACGCAAAACCTACCGATTCTTTTGGGATTAATAGGATTGTGGAACATTAATTTTTTAAATATTAATAACTTGCTCGTCATGACTTATTCACAAGATTTACAATATTTTGTTCCCTATCTTCAACAACTTGATATGGAAAGTAATGGTAAATCAATAAACAAACAAGGCCGTAGAATTGATTACGCGACAGGCCCGATTATCTGGGGTGGTTTGGGCAATCATGCGCAACATAGTTATTATCAATTATTGTGTCAAGGGACTAACAAAATAGCTGCTGATTTAATTTGTCTCCGTACGTTTGATGGTAGTGTAATTAATAAAATATGCCATGCCCACAAAGAAGTATTAACGAAAGGCGGTAATCATAGCGAGAATCCGCACAGTTATATTGCTGGGGAAATCCCGTTAAATCTTCTTTGCTTGGATGATTGTTCTCCCCGAACCCTTGGCTCACTCATTTCTTTATATGAACATAAAATTTTTGTCCAAGGCGTAATTTGGAATATAAATTCCTTTGATCAACCCGGGGTCGAAAGCTCAAAAGAAATAGTGCGACAGAATAATTGGATTAGTTAG
- the galU gene encoding UTP--glucose-1-phosphate uridylyltransferase GalU, translated as MNATFPRIRKAVFPVAGLGTRFLPATKAAPKEMLTVVNKPLIQYAVEEAYAAGIRQMIFVTCHNKRAIEDHFDHAYQLEKELELHNKNELLSIVKSVTPEDMECFYVRQAKPLGLGHAVSCVEQIVCNEAFAVILADDLMTNTTPVIQQLAEMYAQYGHSIIAVENVPQELTECYGIIQGAPWDKDLLSIHHLEEKPKPHLAASNIAIVGRYVLTPSIFEHIKMLPRVEHKEIQLTDAINELVKKETVLALPYEGKRYDCGSVLGFLKANVDLGKQHPTEGKNFSKWLVA; from the coding sequence ATGAATGCAACATTTCCACGAATACGAAAAGCGGTATTTCCAGTGGCGGGTTTAGGGACACGATTTTTACCCGCAACTAAAGCAGCACCCAAAGAAATGTTAACTGTTGTAAATAAACCTTTGATTCAGTACGCAGTTGAAGAAGCTTATGCGGCCGGAATACGTCAAATGATCTTTGTAACGTGTCACAATAAACGCGCCATTGAAGATCATTTTGACCATGCTTATCAACTTGAAAAAGAACTGGAACTTCATAACAAAAATGAACTTTTATCTATAGTTAAATCAGTAACTCCTGAGGATATGGAGTGTTTTTATGTACGTCAGGCAAAACCCCTGGGTTTAGGCCATGCCGTTTCATGCGTGGAACAAATCGTTTGTAATGAAGCCTTTGCTGTAATTCTTGCAGATGACTTAATGACTAATACAACGCCTGTTATTCAACAATTGGCCGAAATGTATGCGCAATATGGTCATAGTATTATTGCAGTAGAAAATGTTCCTCAGGAATTAACAGAGTGTTATGGTATTATTCAAGGGGCGCCCTGGGATAAAGACCTCTTAAGCATACATCATCTTGAGGAAAAACCTAAACCACACCTTGCTGCATCAAATATTGCAATTGTAGGTCGTTATGTGCTTACCCCAAGTATTTTTGAACACATTAAAATGTTGCCGCGTGTAGAACATAAAGAGATTCAATTAACTGATGCAATTAATGAGTTAGTAAAAAAAGAAACAGTTTTAGCATTACCTTATGAAGGTAAAAGATATGATTGTGGGAGTGTGCTCGGTTTTCTTAAAGCGAATGTAGACTTAGGAAAACAGCATCCTACTGAGGGGAAAAATTTTTCCAAGTGGCTTGTAGCTTAA
- the truD gene encoding tRNA pseudouridine(13) synthase TruD, with amino-acid sequence MYSLDWAYVNGLPKSTSCFKCTPEDFQVNEFFDSPFSGEGEHIVLKIEKKGLTTNELVKSLAKLVHKPEKSIGYAGLKDRQALTTQWLSIHAPGEQIPEIAKLAAPGWRILEHTRHHKKLKPGFLTGNHFIVHLREISHQEDLLNRIECIKKDGVPNYFGEQRFGRNAGNLLKAEEMFVRGRKVKDRFLRGMYLSAARSWIFNLILSHRVREQSWNIPLPGDVMKLQGSNSIFIINHVDNELLERIRDKDISPASPLPGKSKFKVQDKALSLINKIYLDWQPWLTGLELYGLEEDWRANILHVKELSCIIKGKDAELSFSLPAGGYATAILRELTFYQNG; translated from the coding sequence ATGTATTCTTTAGACTGGGCATATGTTAATGGGCTACCAAAGTCCACTTCATGTTTTAAATGCACTCCAGAAGATTTTCAGGTGAATGAGTTTTTTGATAGTCCTTTTTCTGGAGAAGGAGAACATATTGTTCTGAAAATAGAAAAAAAGGGCTTAACCACTAATGAATTAGTTAAATCTTTAGCAAAATTAGTGCATAAACCCGAAAAATCCATTGGTTATGCAGGTTTAAAAGATAGACAAGCCCTTACTACTCAATGGTTGAGCATTCATGCTCCAGGGGAGCAGATACCAGAGATAGCAAAACTTGCAGCACCTGGATGGCGCATTTTAGAACATACGCGCCATCATAAAAAATTGAAACCAGGATTTTTAACTGGCAATCACTTTATTGTGCATTTGCGTGAAATCTCTCATCAAGAGGATTTGCTCAATCGCATTGAATGCATTAAAAAGGATGGTGTCCCTAACTATTTTGGAGAGCAGCGCTTTGGTCGCAATGCCGGTAATTTGCTGAAAGCAGAGGAAATGTTCGTTCGAGGGAGGAAAGTAAAAGATCGATTCCTACGGGGCATGTATCTTTCCGCCGCACGTTCATGGATCTTCAATTTGATTTTATCACATCGTGTTAGGGAGCAAAGCTGGAATATTCCACTACCTGGTGATGTGATGAAACTGCAAGGATCAAACAGTATTTTTATTATTAATCACGTCGATAACGAATTACTTGAAAGGATTCGAGACAAAGATATCTCTCCAGCGAGCCCGTTACCAGGTAAAAGTAAATTCAAAGTCCAAGATAAAGCGTTATCATTGATTAATAAAATCTATCTTGATTGGCAACCTTGGTTAACAGGGTTGGAACTTTATGGTTTAGAAGAAGATTGGCGCGCTAATATTTTGCATGTGAAGGAGTTGAGCTGCATAATTAAAGGTAAGGATGCTGAGTTATCTTTTAGTTTGCCGGCTGGAGGTTATGCCACAGCAATATTACGTGAATTGACCTTTTATCAGAATGGATAA